Within Spinacia oleracea cultivar Varoflay chromosome 4, BTI_SOV_V1, whole genome shotgun sequence, the genomic segment ACAACTTACATATTCCATAGTTCTTGCAACTGTAGTATAGACAATTACTGTTTCTTTATGTTTTTATCCCTTAGAGTCTAAACGGATCTTGACCATGGTGTAAAAACTGGCCCGAGTTAACTCGTATCGCCCGAGTTAACTAGGTTTTGGAGGATGGCGATACGAGATATCCCGAGTTGTCAAGGTGTTTTTAAAAACGGCGATATCTCGGCCGGTTCAACCGATCCGAACGAATTTTGTCCGCATTAAACGTTATTAGCCTCATATCTACTCGGTTTTCAGCCGAATTCCCCATGTTTTCggtaaaaagaaaaggaaaaaggaaagaaatggaGAAACTCCACTGAAATAGATTAGAGAACTCCCTTTTCAGAGCTAAAacaagagagaagagagaaggtAGACAAAAGTAATCATTTAAGTATGTCATGTGTACGGTTTAAGGGAGGGGACTAGGGTAGGCAGTGAGTGGGGCTGACATGGGGCttctttttcaaatttcaaattcctacgCGACAACCGCGACACGGTCCGCGACTAACGCATCATTTCCGTTACCGAGACTCCGCGACCGATCCCGCGACCGTGACCGATACCGCATTTTTTATCTATGATCTTGACCCTTGCTCTTCTACAATGGGACATCTTCAATCATATAAGTGATATTAGTAGGAATTCTATTTCAACATTTTGGGTTTTTAATTCGTGAAATGTGGAAGGAGAAGAGCTATTCATAGTTAATGAAGTTGTGTTTAACTGTTTACCAACTTCTCTTTTGCTAAATGGTTGATATTGTTCTTGATCCATCTTTACCTTGATGCATGCTCCTCTTGCACCTGAGTGGATGGCTCTTTAACCTTCTAATGAAAACCTAACttttaattagtttcattgtttataTAGCGCATTGCATTACTATCAAAATTTGGCCTTACATGGTGGATATTTGAGGGTCTTAATTTTCTCCCAGGAACAGATGTTAGTTCTTGATGAGGCAGACCGAATTCTTGACATAGGGTTCAAAAAAGATGTGAATGCAATTGTATCACAGCTTCCAAAAAAAAGACAAACCTTGCTCTTTTCTGCGACACAAACTAAATCAGTTCAGGACCTAGCAAGGCTCAGCTTAAGAGACCCTGAATATCTTAGTGTCCATGCGGAAGCTATTACTGCTACTCCCAGTGGCTTGCAGCAGACTGCTACTGTAGTCCCTCTACATCAGAAGTTGGACCTTTTGTGGAGTTTTATAAAGTCACATTTGAATTCCAAGATTTTAGTGTTCCTAACCAGTCGCAAACAGGTAGTTATTCTGAACTTCCGATTCAAGATATTCGTGTTCTTTGTTTTTTCTTAGACATGTATGGTTCTACTCTTATTTTTTAAACAGTGTGGCTGAGAGGTTTTTTACTCAAATtttgatacttcgtattatatTTCCCTTGTATGCCACATTACTTTTGTTGAACTCCCTAATGGTCCTTTAACTTTTGTATGAAGGTAAAGTTTGTTTTTGAGGCCTTCAAGAAACTGCGCCCAGGTATTCCGCTGAAGTGTATACATGGAAAGATGAATCAGGAGAGAAGGTTGGGAACATATTCTAAGTTCAGTGAGAAACGTGTTGTTTTATTCTCAACCGATGTGAGTTCAAGAGGTCTTGATTTTGATAAATCAGTTGACTGGGTTGTTCAGGTGAGTCTTGATTTTGACTAATTCAGTTATATATTGAAATTAGGCGCTCAACTTATTCAGTCTATTCCTTAGATGGATTGTCCATCAGATGTTGCAAGTTACATACACAGAGTTGGCCGCACTGCGCGATACACTGCCGGTGGGAAAGCTATTTTATTTGTGGAGCCGTCAGAAATAAAAATGCTTGAAAAATTAAAAGAACAGAAAATTCCAATAATTGCAAAAACGGTAATCTTCTTTAGAGTTTAGAGTGCTTGTTCTAGTCTATTTGTAGACATACTTAGGTAACACTTGCTCATATGCTTTCTTTTTAAACTTGCAGATAAACAAAGAGAAATTGCAGTCTGTTTCTCCTCTGCTAGCGTCTATACTAGTGAAGTATCCTGATATGCAACAATTGGCTCGAAGAGCCTTCATAACATATCTAAAGGCTGTGTGTAAAGAAAAAGATAAAGAAGTTTTTGATGTGATGAAACTTGGGATTGATGATTTCTCGGCATCAATAGGTTTACCACTGACGCCAAAAATTCGTTTCCTAAATCAGAAAATCGCTGGCGAAAGTTCTTCAAAATTAAGCCGAACTGTGGAAATAGACAATTCTGCTGCTGAAAATTTGTTGGAAACTACAAAAACAGAGAGTAGTGAATCTGATGAAGATGAATCTGATAATGACCTTTTAGGAAAAGAGATTTCGTCTGAATTGAAGCCAGCAATAACTGAAATCGATTCTGTTGTGTATGATTCATCTACTTGTTATTAAACTTCTTTTTCAAGATGTACCCTTCCGGCGCAAGGTCTTACTCAGATTTTCTGGTTCTTTGTTCTTATAGGCCGGCAACCAgggttttgaagaaaaaaaagctgaaaattaatattcacAGACCCGTAGGCACAAGGGTTCTCTTTGATGAAGAGGGTAACACTCTTCCACCCCTTGCAAGTATAGCAGATACAAATGGGACAAATGATTCATCTGCAATTGATGTCGATAAAGGTATGTGACACACTACTGCAATATCAATATGAAACATTAATAAATTGTTTTTGccttgtacttcctccgttccgcaatagatgcatcatttctcttttggacactattcattAACTAGCTTTGACAATTATTTTTTCACATTATGTAAAAACAAACATAGTCAAATGAGATCTTATCAAATTCGTATCAATGtgaggattccaaatatcaattttttataattttaatttacACGCAATTAAAGATATCAATGTTCAAATAAGCATATTGGGATACGCgaaaaaagaaatgatgcatctattgcgaaacggaggaagtagtttACTACCTAATCCAACTTTTCTGTTCCTTTCGTCATACCCAATTTTAGTTTGATGATTAGGGCTCGTTCGTTATCATTTCCattttttagtttttagttttacACAAACTGAAATGTGATTTATGTTTTGGTTTTCTAATTTTCCAAAACCAGTACAAAACTTAACTGCAATACCCCTGCCCTCCCAGGCTCTCAAGAGCACGTAGAACCAAAAAACGTTATGAAAATTTGCATCAACTTAACTCAAAACATGCTTCTTTAGTACTACGTACAAAACCATTCTACAAATAATCCTCCTCGCTCGACTTCATTGATTTACACTTGCTTGACCCCTTTTTGTTTTCTTGGCGTGTGATTGCTTCTGCTTCCATGGGAACTTTTTTCCCTCCGTactctcataattttttttatccttaATGGTGGTTGTCCGCCAGTCCGCCTTCAATGccattggaggagagagaaataacgCGAGGGAAAGAAAAAGAGAGATTTTAGGATGTAAAAATTAAAGCACTAATCTTCAGTTCTTACTTTGTATTAATTCTCTACTCAATTTGAACCCAGGAACAATGTAATGAAAATTTAAGAATAAAgggaaaaggaaaaaggaagGGGTTGATAAATAGGTTGCGAGAACTagaaggagaaagagaaaagatgCAGCAACCCAGAtgaaaacaaatgaaaggagagagaaataggTTAAGAAATTTTGGACTGTGTTCTCAAGACAGCTGAGAGACTGATTGAGAAAGGAGAGGAGTCAGGAGAGATAGTTTTCCCAAAACCACTAGAAGTGGTTTCTACTATATCGTTGCGGTTTTACAGAAAATCAGCAATTTATTTGTTTCCAACGGTTTTCAAGAACAGGTTTcgtttttattattttgaaacggaAAACACCTAAACCATAATAATACCGAGTAGAGGCGGTGACTCGGTGAGAACTAAATCAGCAGGGACTAATAGTCATCATTGAGGGTATGACCACCAATGACTCTTAACTATTACTGTTGCGTTGTTTTTCCTTGTCATCCGCtttattaaattgttttcttttaTATCATTGTTTTTCCTGCCTTTTGCTTATAGATTAAGTTAATGCCAGGTTCATAGATGGTTTATGATCAAAATGTATAGCGAGTTTTATTATTCTACTTTGTATATGCCTAGGTAGGTTATTACAGCTCTTATGCCTTTGTTCACTCCATTTACATAATTAGTTTTTGTACAACTATTCTGTATTATTTAACGAAAATATCGTTTCTTCTCCTTGGGTCTATTAGAAGCTTAGAACAGTATCTCTGCTGGTTGTCCTTTAATCGGGTAATTTGATGTAATagtgcataatttatcattaatCTTATGGTTTATTCCGTTGTGATATCCTTGCAACATGTATTGATAGTTTATTCAACTTGCATTACAGTGCAAGAACGGTATCAGAAGATGAGGGAAATGTTAAAGCAAGAGGATAAAGTGGACAAGATCCATGCTCGTGAGCTCCGCAAAGAGAAAAGACTGAAGCAGAAAATGAAGTTGAAGAGGGAAAGGACGGAAGAGGATGTCTCTGAGTCAGATGAAGAAGCCACTGCAAGCCTACCCAACAAAAAGTCTAAATTATATTTCGACAGTGACAACGATAGCGACAATGAGATGGACACAGAAGATAAGAAAAAGGTGGATATCAACACTAATAAAATGTCTTTGGCAGAGCAAGAGGATCTGGCTCTAAAGTTGCTGGGTTCAATGAACTCTTAACATTTGTTTGAGAATTGAGAGGTGTTATAAATACACAAGCAAAGTTCTGTTTCCAAAGGATGCCTACAGAGCGAGCTTAATTCATCTCACTTATTCCTGACTCTGGAAATGGCTTGCCGGTGCATCCAGATGTGAATGCTTGGTATGATTTCTGAAGTCGAAGTAAATTCCAACAGTTTTGAAGAGTGAGTAGCAGTGTTTCTTTCAAGGCTCTAAGGGATGGTTAGTATTGGTTTGTTTTAGCCCTCCTATGAGAATTTTGGTAGATTATAGTATACATGCAATTTTGCTCTATTATATTGTACTGTATCTTAATATCTTGACATGGCTGAGGATATTTGAATGAAATTTTCTTTAAATTAATGAATGAGAATTTGGTAGGAACTTGAATATGCAAGAACAATTAGCTTTGATGGTAAttactttgttatttttatgGTAATGTTGTAACTTTCGCTGAACATGCTTAAAACTGGTGCAGTATTATTGTTTGCTTTATGATCATTGCTATTTGCTTGTAAGGGGAagtctcttttttgaaaagattAACAGGACTTGGAAAGTGTCTGTTTTGTGAAGGGATTCAATGTGTGTGCTTTGAAGCAAGCACTATTACTGTATGTCTTGTGCTTTTTTGTTTCTTGGGTGTTTGGGTGTCCCATGTTTGCAGTTGCAATCTTCCAAGTTCCCATAGATACATTCATACATCATATCATATGACCCGTTTGAAGACGTGTGTACTGTACCGGTTAAAATATGGTGATACCTCTTTAAGTATTGTCACAGTTAATAAACAGGGATGATACCTTAAAATAACATCATTTTTAGTTCACATATccctttctatttttttctttacatTTCCCATTAGTTTTGCATTACAATTTCAGTTGaacaatttgtatttgtattcatCTCCATACTCATCCTCCACGTTTATTTCAACATTTTAATTTCCATTCTTCTCTATTACGTGAAAATATGactaattttttaactaataaAAAGCCCGTGGGATAAAACTAGTTTAGTGAAAATGGACGAGTGTTATAGCCACAATTTTTATCTTTACTGAACCTCAGAACCTGTATAGGATTAGGGGAATAATGATGCAAGCAAgaatattacaaaaaaaaaacatcttcAATCGtataaatgcttgaaattggGAGCCTAATCTCCAAGCTCAAACTATGCTCTTCACCAAAACATATTTACCAAATTCATGGAATTCTTCTTTCTACAGGACTTCACCATGACAACATCCTCATTTCCAAACTCGTTGAATCCTGCTCAAGATTCAATCTTTCACATTATGGGTACTCTGTTTTCAAGCAAACTTCACAACCTTGTATCTATCTATACAATACCATGATCAAATCTTTGTCTTCCCACCATTCTTCTGCTCAGGAATCCATCTTTGTGTTCAACAACATTCGGGTTTTCGGCCTTTTCCCTGATTCGTACTCCTTCCCTTTCGTTCTTAGGGCGGCGAGCCGGCTTTGTGATGGCAAAGTGGGGGAAATGATTCATGGTCAGAGTATAAAATGTGGATTTGAGTTGAATATCCATGTTGCAATTGGTATTGTCCAAATGTACTCATCACGCGGGAGATTGGAGGATGCACGCAACGTGTTTGATAAAATGTCTAGCTCAAAAGATGTTGCGTTGTGGAATGCAATGTCTGCTGGGTATGCTGGTGTTGGTGATATGTCTAGTGGGCGGGCTTTGTTTGAGAGTATGACGGAGAGGAATGTGATATCGTGGACTACGCTGATTGCTGGGTATGTTCATGTGAACCAAGCTAAAGAGGCGATTGAGATCTTTCAAAGGATGCGAGTGGAGGGTGTGGAGTTTGATGAGGTTGCTCTGCTGGCTGTTCTTTCAGCTTGTGCAGATTTAGGGGCGCTTGAATTAGGTGAGTGGATCCATGACTTCCTTGAGAAGAAATGTGGATTGCGTAAAACGGTCCCTCTGTATAATGCTCTTGTTGATATGTATATGAAATCAGGAAACATAGAAAAGGCTTTGCTAGTTTTTGACAATATGCAGAACAAGAGTGTGGTGTCTTGGACAACAGTGATAGTGGGGTTAGCCTTTCATGGACTTGGAAAGGAAGCATTGCAAATGTTTTCGCATATGGAAAAAGTGGGATGTAAGCCAAATGAGATAACTTTCATCGGAGTCCTGTCAGCTTGTACCCATGTTGGGTTTGTTGAATTGGGAAACTCTTATTTCAAATCAATGAGTTCCAAGTATGGAATCACACCAAAGATTCAACACTATGGTTGTATGGTAGATTTACTAGGCCGTGCTGGCTGTCTTGAGGAGGCAGAAAATCTAATCAGGAAGATGCCCTTCAATGCTAATGCAGCAATATGGGGATCGCTTCTAGCTGCTGCTAAAACGCATAGAGATTATTTACTTGCTTCAAAAGCTTTGCAGCAGCTTTCAATCTTAGAACCTGATAATAGCGGAAACTATGCTCTTGTTTCCAATACATATGCTTCAGTTGGACGTTGGAGTGAAGCTAAGTTGGTGAGGAAAACAATGAGAAGCTCTGGTGTAAAAAAGTTGCGTGGTGAGAGCTCCATTGAGCTTAACAATTGCATTCGTAGTTTCGTTGCAGGAACATTAACATATCCTGAGGCTGAAGAGATTAATGACATTCTATGGGAGATACACCATCAATGTACATTGGAAGAGCATGAGCAAAATAAAGTGGAACTATTGTTTTCCTTAATAGAATAGTTTAACTGATAATACTGAAATGGATTTTAAGGAGTACGATTCCGATCTCGGGATGATTTTATCATGGATACATATACTTGATCTCGTGGTGTTTCTTAATACAATATTTGTCTTTCTTCATCATTTAATTACTCTCATCTATCTTCTTGTATTAGCAAAACAAAAACTGATAGCATAAAGATAGCGTTTCATCTATCTTCTTTATTGgctagtgtttttttttttctaatgcaAACGCGGTTAAGACCCGGCAATAAATATAACTAGTTTTTTTGCCTAtattttttaatcaaattaaataataatgttAGATATAAACGTTGGAGGCCCGACAATtaactaaataataaaatattgattaattGGGAGTTTTAAGAATATTAAAAGTTTTTCTATTATATATTTAGGGAGAGTTGTACAAAATAAGTTTaagtttataaaaataaaagagattTTAAGGTGGTGACAAGTGGGCACGCAAATATTtctgttttaaaatattaagataGATTATGGAATATGAAAGAGGGAAGAAAGAAAATATGAGAGTTGTTAATTATCTTTTGCTTCATCAAATACATGAAAGGACACTTTGAAAAATGTTAGTTACTAAGATTATTGAGGAgttttttcaaagaaaataatattaaattagaaaaaaaataaggagATGACAAGTGACACTCCAAACTCCCTGCTATTAAATAGTAGTATAGATATTGCCTAGTGTTTTTTTTAAGACTCTCACTCCTCTCACCACACCACACATGGCCAACGGAATTTTGGTcatcaaataaataatatttctcTATTTCAATAGGTTACTAAAATATTTTGATTCaagcactatctctttcatttgtCCTTATGTGCTAAATGCTATGATTCACAGACACGGCGAAAATATAACGCTAATCGTATCCAAAACGTGACAGTCACGGGACACTCAAACACTCCTACACACGTTTCCGGCCTTATTAGATGACCGGGCGAGCCAAGACTTTTCAATGGCCcaattttagttttcatttacaTTTGAAAGTATTCAGGATACCAAAGCCTAAGATTAAATAAACTAGCATTCCAAACTTTGAGCATGAGCTAGGCCAAGACACATTCCTTGTTAAATGTACGTACACCGGAAATAGTGAAATACTCCCTCCTTGTCTTATTACTTGACCGGTAAAGTATCATGGTTAAAGGACAGACATTCCAAATATAAGTGGCCCGTTTTGAGCAGTGAAATTGGTCAAAAATAGTGGGCCTAACGGTTCGGAGACATTTTCTTCCCAAATTCACTAAACAAAAGGGCCATTTTGAGCTTCTTGAACATGAGCCTATACCTAAAGTCACTATTTTCCGTAAGGAACATGCCCAAATATCCAACTGAAAGTCCAATCGTACAAAGAAAATTCAAGCTCaatgatattttttattttttttcggaTAACTCAGGCCAACATTTATTAAAGGAAAATTTCTATTAGTacacttatttttaattatgttGTCAATGGTACACTTAAGATATTGACATACAAGGGTGGATGCCCAAGGTTTCAGTGGAGGGATCTGGGTGTACTGGAAATCGGAACTAGTGTCTATTGACCCGATCACTCAACATAATCAATACATCACCATGGAAATAACACGTGTAGGAGAAGTTCCTTAGTAGTTGGTACTTTTCAGCCATCTACGCTAGCCCAGACCCTACGAAAAGGCATGAGTTGTGGCGTGAATTGGAGGAATTTGCTCACCATCATAATAAACCTTGGCTCCAAGCTGGGGATTTTAATGAAACCCTTTTTGACTGGGAATGCAACTCAAGCTGTCCCGAAACCTCGCGCAGAAGCAATCAGTTCAATCAATGGGTGGAGCACAACCAGCTACTAGAAGTTGAATTTTCAGGTCCTTCTCATACATGGGCTAGAGGTAACTCAATTGAAACAAGACGGAGTGCTAGACTGGACCGAGCACTTTGCAACACTGAATGGGGATTGCAATTTGATACAACAAGGATGAAACATCTTCCTGCTATTCAATCTGATCATTGCCCCCTCTTGATATCCTCGAATGGCTTTGCTCCCTTATCTACTTTGGACAAACCATTCAGATTCCAAGCTGCGTGGCTCTCTCATGAAAAGTTCAAGAACCTTCTCATTGATAAATGGTGTCCAAACACCCCTCTTGTCCCCCTTCTGAAGCAGTTTTCTGATGAACTTTTAGGGTGGAACAAAGAACACTTCTACAACATTTTTTCTCAGAAAAGAATCCTCATGGCACGTATAGGGGGAATCCAAGCCTCCCTTGCAAGGGGAAGAAACACGAGCCTTATAAAACTTGAGGCATCCTTAAGGAGAGAACTTGATAATGTTCTAAACCAAGAGGAACTTCTATGGTATCAAAAGGCCCGTGTTGATTGGATTAAGGACGGGGACCGGAACACAACTTTTTTCAACTGAGCACAGTTATCAGAAGGTGGAAGAACAGAATAGCAGCCATCAAAAACTGTGAAAATGAGTGGATTTTTGATAAAGTCCAAGTAAAACAGACTGTTGTCAATTACTTTGcaactttgtttacacatgatGGTGGCGTCACAGACTACAATATCCCTTTTGGGATCAGCCCACATTTCTCAAATGAAGACTGGAATCACTTGAACAGACCTTACACCAAGTGTGAGATTGATTGTGTTGTCAAGCACATGGGCTCGTTAAAAGCACCAGGCcccgatggctaccaagccTTGTTCTACCAGAAGAACTGGGACACAGTAGCTCCCAATGTCTATGCAATGGTACTGTCAGCACTTGAAGGCAAGGGTCTCCCTCCCAGTTTGAATGAGACCTTCATAGTGTTAATCCCAAAGACGGACAACCCATAATTTCCTTCCCAGTTCAGGCCAATTGGGCTCTGTAATGTGGCATACAAAATCATAACAAAAGCCCTAGTCAACCGTATTAAGGTAGTGCTTCCCCACATCACTTCCAATACACAGACTAGTTTTGTGCCAGGCAGACAAATAACGAACAACATTGTTATTGTCCAAGAGGTGATTCATACTATGCGCAAAAAGCAAGGTGCGAAGGGGTATATGGCCATCAAAATTGACTTCGAAAAAGCCTATGACAGGCTAAAATGGTCCTTTATCCGTGATACTTTAAATGAATTGAACTTCCCAATGCTAATGAATGAAGTAATCATGGAATGTGTCTCCTCCCCAACAATGCGAATTCTCAGGAACGGTAAGAAAACAGACTCTTTTACTCCAACCCGGGGTATTCATCAAGGTGATCCACTCTCTCCTTACCTATTTGTGCTATGCATGGAAAGACTTAACCAAGTCATTGAGGAAGCTGTCATTGGAGGTAGATGGAAACCAATTTATGCAAGCAGGGGTGGTCCTCTCCTTTCTAACCTATTTTTTGCAGACGATATTATGTTGTTTGCGGAGGCCTCGACAGATCAAGCTACTGTAATCA encodes:
- the LOC110792825 gene encoding pentatricopeptide repeat-containing protein At5g56310, coding for MLEIGSLISKLKLCSSPKHIYQIHGILLSTGLHHDNILISKLVESCSRFNLSHYGYSVFKQTSQPCIYLYNTMIKSLSSHHSSAQESIFVFNNIRVFGLFPDSYSFPFVLRAASRLCDGKVGEMIHGQSIKCGFELNIHVAIGIVQMYSSRGRLEDARNVFDKMSSSKDVALWNAMSAGYAGVGDMSSGRALFESMTERNVISWTTLIAGYVHVNQAKEAIEIFQRMRVEGVEFDEVALLAVLSACADLGALELGEWIHDFLEKKCGLRKTVPLYNALVDMYMKSGNIEKALLVFDNMQNKSVVSWTTVIVGLAFHGLGKEALQMFSHMEKVGCKPNEITFIGVLSACTHVGFVELGNSYFKSMSSKYGITPKIQHYGCMVDLLGRAGCLEEAENLIRKMPFNANAAIWGSLLAAAKTHRDYLLASKALQQLSILEPDNSGNYALVSNTYASVGRWSEAKLVRKTMRSSGVKKLRGESSIELNNCIRSFVAGTLTYPEAEEINDILWEIHHQCTLEEHEQNKVELLFSLIE
- the LOC110792826 gene encoding DEAD-box ATP-dependent RNA helicase 32, which codes for MAKSKSQGRQLGKQRRIQEGEEIELLQKWLEFGKPASGSNPLSLPPLPRDSPVGKLGDDTFSRYCGVELFKQMPLSKKTKDGLRDSNFTHMTDVQRASLPHSLCGRDILGAAQTGSGKTLAFIIPVLEKLYKEKWGSEFGVGCIIISPTRELASQIFGVLKLVGRHHGFSAGLLIGGRKDVDEEKEHVNDLNILICTPGRLLQHMDETPNFECSQLQMLVLDEADRILDIGFKKDVNAIVSQLPKKRQTLLFSATQTKSVQDLARLSLRDPEYLSVHAEAITATPSGLQQTATVVPLHQKLDLLWSFIKSHLNSKILVFLTSRKQVKFVFEAFKKLRPGIPLKCIHGKMNQERRLGTYSKFSEKRVVLFSTDVSSRGLDFDKSVDWVVQMDCPSDVASYIHRVGRTARYTAGGKAILFVEPSEIKMLEKLKEQKIPIIAKTINKEKLQSVSPLLASILVKYPDMQQLARRAFITYLKAVCKEKDKEVFDVMKLGIDDFSASIGLPLTPKIRFLNQKIAGESSSKLSRTVEIDNSAAENLLETTKTESSESDEDESDNDLLGKEISSELKPAITEIDSVVPATRVLKKKKLKINIHRPVGTRVLFDEEGNTLPPLASIADTNGTNDSSAIDVDKVQERYQKMREMLKQEDKVDKIHARELRKEKRLKQKMKLKRERTEEDVSESDEEATASLPNKKSKLYFDSDNDSDNEMDTEDKKKVDINTNKMSLAEQEDLALKLLGSMNS